One Glutamicibacter mishrai genomic window carries:
- a CDS encoding fumarylacetoacetate hydrolase family protein yields MTKVGRSTVTTTVPVTEETFAQAGKVLAVHLSYSSRAAQRGRTPKFPSYFLKASSSLSATNGTVERPAGTELLAFEGEIALIIGTAARRVSVEEAWTYVGSITASNDLGVHDMKYADKGSNIRSKSGDGYTPLGPNLLDAASLDPAKLRVQTWVNGNLAQDATTSELLFSFAQIVADLSQQMTLQPGDIILTGTPAGSTVFFPGDVVEVEVTDLITGTSTGKLKTTATEGTAAFGSFGNQPKVNEKDKEDAYGDRTSAGLPPVITGKDALTDAVREQLASVATATLSATLRKRGLNNVNIEVPGATKGMQRVIGTARTLRYIPNREDLFKAHGGGYNTQKQSIDSLNSGEILVMEARGETGSATLGDILALRSQQLGAAGIISDGGVRDLDAVSNLEIPVFYNGAHPAVLGRKHVAWDKDITVACGGVSVQPGDVIVADSDGIVVIPPALVEEVAAEAVVTESNDEFIFAMVKRGYAIEGLFPMNAEWKAKYNAWKDAGSPELDSWVL; encoded by the coding sequence CTACTGTCCCAGTAACCGAAGAGACCTTCGCCCAGGCAGGCAAAGTTCTGGCTGTGCACCTGAGCTACTCCTCCCGCGCAGCACAGCGCGGGCGTACCCCTAAATTCCCCAGCTACTTCTTGAAGGCATCCAGCTCCCTGTCTGCCACCAACGGCACCGTTGAGCGCCCAGCCGGCACCGAGCTTCTGGCCTTCGAAGGCGAAATCGCTCTGATCATCGGCACCGCAGCCCGCCGGGTCTCGGTGGAAGAAGCCTGGACCTACGTCGGCTCGATCACCGCATCCAACGATCTGGGCGTACACGATATGAAGTACGCGGACAAGGGATCCAACATCCGCTCCAAGTCCGGCGACGGCTACACCCCGCTAGGCCCCAACCTGCTCGATGCCGCTTCCTTGGACCCAGCCAAGCTGCGCGTCCAGACCTGGGTCAACGGAAACCTCGCCCAGGACGCCACCACCTCGGAACTGCTCTTCTCCTTCGCGCAAATCGTCGCCGACCTCTCCCAGCAGATGACCCTGCAGCCAGGCGACATCATCCTGACCGGCACCCCCGCGGGCTCCACCGTCTTCTTCCCGGGCGACGTGGTGGAAGTCGAAGTCACCGACCTGATCACCGGCACCTCCACCGGCAAGCTGAAGACCACCGCCACCGAGGGCACCGCCGCCTTCGGCTCGTTCGGCAACCAGCCGAAGGTCAACGAGAAGGACAAGGAAGATGCCTACGGCGATCGCACTTCGGCCGGCCTGCCTCCGGTGATCACCGGCAAGGACGCCCTGACCGATGCCGTGCGCGAACAGCTCGCCTCGGTGGCCACCGCCACCCTGTCCGCGACCCTGCGCAAGCGCGGCCTGAACAATGTGAACATCGAAGTCCCCGGCGCCACCAAGGGCATGCAGCGCGTGATCGGCACCGCCCGAACTCTGCGCTACATCCCCAACCGCGAAGACCTCTTCAAGGCCCACGGCGGCGGTTACAACACCCAGAAGCAGTCCATCGACTCGCTGAACAGCGGCGAAATCCTGGTCATGGAAGCCCGCGGCGAAACCGGCTCGGCCACTCTGGGCGACATCCTGGCACTGCGCTCCCAGCAGCTGGGCGCAGCCGGCATCATCTCCGATGGCGGTGTGCGCGACCTCGACGCGGTCTCCAACTTGGAGATCCCGGTCTTCTACAACGGCGCCCACCCGGCAGTGCTCGGCCGCAAGCACGTGGCTTGGGACAAGGACATTACCGTGGCTTGCGGCGGCGTCTCGGTCCAGCCAGGCGACGTGATTGTCGCGGACTCCGATGGCATCGTGGTCATCCCGCCGGCGCTGGTGGAGGAAGTCGCCGCCGAGGCTGTGGTCACTGAATCCAATGACGAGTTCATCTTCGCCATGGTCAAGCGCGGCTACGCCATCGAAGGCCTGTTCCCGATGAACGCGGAATGGAAAGCCAAGTACAACGCGTGGAAAGACGCCGGCAGCCCGGAGCTGGACTCATGGGTGCTGTAA
- a CDS encoding GntR family transcriptional regulator produces the protein MTASKSEAAYQLVSERINNGAYSPGYRLVLGTIAEELGCSVVPVREAIRRLEAEGLVHFTRNVGATVAHVDSTLYLHTMQTLMVIEPAATALAAGSMDAAWLAKARELNEKMRQCLEDFDPVAFTRMNTEFHQLLYGQCPNPHILDLVQRGWRRLAAMRASSFTHIPYRARESVKEHDALLDLIADHATPAQIEAACREHRAHTLNSYLKAAGMEPSAI, from the coding sequence ATGACCGCCTCGAAGTCCGAAGCCGCCTACCAGCTGGTCTCCGAGCGCATCAACAATGGCGCCTACTCGCCAGGCTACCGCCTGGTGCTGGGCACCATCGCCGAAGAACTGGGCTGCTCGGTGGTCCCGGTGCGCGAAGCGATCCGCCGGCTCGAAGCCGAAGGCCTGGTGCACTTCACCCGCAATGTCGGCGCCACCGTGGCCCACGTGGATTCGACCCTGTACCTGCACACCATGCAGACGCTGATGGTCATCGAACCGGCCGCCACCGCCCTGGCCGCCGGCTCCATGGATGCCGCCTGGCTGGCCAAGGCCCGGGAGCTGAACGAAAAGATGCGCCAGTGCCTGGAGGATTTCGACCCGGTGGCCTTCACCCGGATGAACACCGAGTTCCACCAACTGCTCTACGGACAGTGCCCCAACCCGCACATCCTGGATCTGGTGCAGCGCGGCTGGCGCCGGCTGGCGGCCATGCGGGCCAGCAGCTTCACCCATATCCCCTACCGCGCCCGTGAATCCGTCAAGGAACACGATGCGCTCCTGGACTTAATCGCCGATCACGCCACCCCGGCGCAGATCGAAGCGGCCTGCCGCGAACACCGCGCCCATACCCTGAACAGCTATTTGAAGGCTGCGGGCATGGAACCCAGCGCGATCTAG